A segment of the Micromonospora sediminicola genome:
GCGGGGTGAGGACGAGGTCGCCGCTGAGCGGGTCGCGGACCCGGATCCAGGGGAAGTAGAACGTGGCGAAGTCCGACTGCCGGGGCCGGTCGCCGCCGGTGCCGGGCGGCTCGTCGTCGCCGTCCTTCGGCGGGTCCTCGGCGGGCTTGCCGGCAGACGGCTCGGCCGGCTTGGCGGGCTTGCCGGGGGTGGCGACCCGGGTGAGTCGGGAGACGTCGGCCACCTCGGGCGGCGGGTCGCAGATCGCCACCATGGTGCGCAGCCGCTCGGCCATGCTGATCAGGGCCTCGTGCGAGACCGGGTCGTGGTAGCCGGGGGCGGCCAGGATGGAGATCTCGTCGATCGCCTCCAGCAGTTGCAGGCCGCCGCGCCGCCCGCCGGTGCCGGTGAGCTGGCCGCCCTCGCCGACGTTGACCACCCAGCAGCGGGTGCCGCCGTTGTCCAGGAAGCCGAACACGGCCCGGGCCAGCGGGGTGCTCTCCAGGTGCTCGCCGTCGGCGTACAGGCGCAGGAACTCGGTCCAGCTGTTCACCGCCAGCGCCCGGCCGACGTGGGCGCCACGGTTGGGCGCCACCCCGACGAACGCGGCGGTGCTCATGCCGACCGGGCCGATCGGGCGGGCCCCGCCGGGCACCTCCTCGACGTAGATGCCGGGGGAGAAGTAGGTGGGCATCGGTCCTCCTCGGGACGTCAGTCGGGGGCGCTGACGACGACCAGGTCGTCGCCGTTCGGGTCGAGTTCGGCGGTGTGGACGCGCCCCCGGCCGATCAGCCGGATCCGCACCGGAGCGTCCGGGGCGTCGGGGTCGAGCGGCACGCCGACCAGCCGGAACCGGCCGGCGGCGTCGGTCTCGGTGGCCTGGGCGGTGCCGACCAGCTCCACCCGCAGGGCGGCCAGCGGCTGGTCCTGCGGCCCGACCACCCGGCCGGCCACGGTGCGCATGTCGAGCTGCCGCAGCCGCAGCGGCTGCCGCACCGGCGGCGCGGTGGGCGCCGGCCGGTCGATCCGGGCCGGTACGTCGAGCAGCAGCGCCGGCCGGGGCGCCACACCGAGCGCCCGCCACAGCGCCGGGTCGCCGGCGGCCAGCACCAGCTCCGGCCGCCCGGCCGCGGTGGCTGCGGCGAGCACCCGGTCCAGCGCCGGCAGCGCCGCCGGCCCGCCGCCGCTGACCAGCAGCCGGACCACGAACCGGTACGGCTCGCGGGCCGCGCCGCCGGTCGCGGTCTGCCGGGCCGGCCGCAGCTCCAGCGGCCAGACCGTGAGGCCGCCGTCCGGGTCGTCGCGCGGCGGGCCGACCGGGACGGGCGCGCCCGCCGTCCCGGTCAGCCAGGCCGCGACGTCCGCGACGGCCGCCTCGATCGCACCGGTCATCGCGGCGGCGTCCCCTGGATCCGGTACGCGATGGCCTCGTTCCAGACGTGCGGGTAGACGCCGATCTCGAAGTAGCGGGTGAAGCGGTTGATCGGCGCGTTGGTGTGGTCGTGCCAGAGCAGCCACACCGGGGCGATGGTGAACAGCGCGTAGTTGAGCGCGACCAGCGGCAGGTAGAGCGGGCCGAGCAGCCGGGCCTGGAACACGTGCACGTCCTCGTGCCGCTGGATGCCCGGGCTGGACCCGGCGCAGACCGTGCCGATCGTGGTGGCGTACCGGGGGGAGACGCCCTCGACCACGTTGACCCGGCCGCTGGCGGCCGAGACGACCCGGTCGAGCTGGTGGCCGAAGACCAGGTGCAGGGCCAGGTAGAGCGCGCCGGCGAACGTGTTGAGCAGGCTCCAGGTGTGGTCGACCACGAAGAGGAAGATCCCCTTCGGGTCGGCGCCGTACGTGCCGGCGGAGGCGACCGCCCAGCCGAAGGGCGCGCCGACGAGCAGCCCGACGACCGCGCCGACCAGCAGGCCGACGGTGCCGGCGGCGGCCTGCCCGAGCACGGCGCCGAAGACGATCTGGACGGCGGCGCTGATGATGCCGAAGACCATGGGGGTCACCTCTCTCAGACCCAGGAGCGGACGAAGCGGGGCTCGTGCCCCTGGGCGAGCTGGGTCGGCGACGCCTGTGTCGCCTGCCGGTTGCCCGGGGGCAGCTGGTTGATGCCGAGCGCGGCGGAGAAGATGACCAGGCCGTTGAAGAAGGCGATGATCCACTTCTCCGGTCCGGCGTCGGCGGCGAACGCGGCGGTCAGGTAGGACAGCAGGAGCGCGAAGCCCAACGCGATCCACTTGCGCGCCTTGTCGCCGCTCGGTCCGATCAGGCCGCCGATGACGTTGGTGGCGAGCAGGGTGGCGGCGCTGGCGCCGGTGAGACTGCCCAGGGCGGCCCAGGTGAAGAGATCGTTCACGGCGATCCCCCTTTTCGATCGTGCGGTGGTGCGGTCGGGGTGGGATGGTGCGGCGGTCCGTGGCGTCGCCACGGTCGCGCCCGGGTCGGCGGTGGGGGACCGGCGAGGCCTCGCCGGTGGTGGGAGGGCCGCTGCGGCGGGACTCAGGCGGGTGGGCCGGTGGGAGGCGTCGGCGCTGCCGGGGCCGCGGGTGCGGGCGTGGCGGCGACCGGTGCGGGGGCGGCGCCGCCGCGGGAGCGACGTCGCAGCAGGACGACGACCGCCACCGCGACCAGGAGCAGCAGCACCACCACGCCGCCGATGACCAGCAGCCAGGGAAAGGAGCCGCCGGTGACCGCGGCGACGGCCGCGCTGGTGGTGGGCGCGGGTGGCGCCTCGGCGACGGCGCGCAGCTCGGCCGGCTTGGGCTGGTTGGCGACGACCTTCCAGCTCACCGAACGCCCGTTGATCGCGCCGTTCGTGTCGAGCACCCGGCCGGGG
Coding sequences within it:
- a CDS encoding phage tail sheath family protein codes for the protein MPTYFSPGIYVEEVPGGARPIGPVGMSTAAFVGVAPNRGAHVGRALAVNSWTEFLRLYADGEHLESTPLARAVFGFLDNGGTRCWVVNVGEGGQLTGTGGRRGGLQLLEAIDEISILAAPGYHDPVSHEALISMAERLRTMVAICDPPPEVADVSRLTRVATPGKPAKPAEPSAGKPAEDPPKDGDDEPPGTGGDRPRQSDFATFYFPWIRVRDPLSGDLVLTPPSGHVAGIWARTDALRGVHKAPANEPVRGAVDLAYRVTRPEHDVLNPKGVNVIRFFAGEGIRLWGARTLAAEASEWRYLNVRRLSISIEQAIANGTRWMVFEPNDFTLWRSIRRDIGAFLTRVWRDGALLGRTPEEAFFVKCDEETNPADVRDAGMVVAHIGIAVVKPAEFVVFKLSQWAGGTETETIGG
- a CDS encoding carboxypeptidase-like regulatory domain-containing protein produces the protein MTGAIEAAVADVAAWLTGTAGAPVPVGPPRDDPDGGLTVWPLELRPARQTATGGAAREPYRFVVRLLVSGGGPAALPALDRVLAAATAAGRPELVLAAGDPALWRALGVAPRPALLLDVPARIDRPAPTAPPVRQPLRLRQLDMRTVAGRVVGPQDQPLAALRVELVGTAQATETDAAGRFRLVGVPLDPDAPDAPVRIRLIGRGRVHTAELDPNGDDLVVVSAPD
- a CDS encoding glycine zipper family protein — encoded protein: MVFGIISAAVQIVFGAVLGQAAAGTVGLLVGAVVGLLVGAPFGWAVASAGTYGADPKGIFLFVVDHTWSLLNTFAGALYLALHLVFGHQLDRVVSAASGRVNVVEGVSPRYATTIGTVCAGSSPGIQRHEDVHVFQARLLGPLYLPLVALNYALFTIAPVWLLWHDHTNAPINRFTRYFEIGVYPHVWNEAIAYRIQGTPPR